A region of Candidatus Terasakiella magnetica DNA encodes the following proteins:
- the thiI gene encoding tRNA uracil 4-sulfurtransferase ThiI, whose amino-acid sequence MEVSTRYPHVIIIRLAPEMMLKAPATRKKFQKALRSNMQEGLERAGIEFDIIGHEGRMQVHTSDQEKALDVISRTFGVASYSPIDKIIDGGLEAHKEAAVELYKELVTDKTYAVRIKRLGNKKKFTSVEMERHIGGCLRPFAKKVDLDNPEVMIKADVAGDLAYFYTQKIAGPGGFPIGIQGNAITLISGGFDSVVAAWYLMKRGAMNDFVFCNLAGGAYERMVVEITKVLCDRWATGTRPKLYCIDFEPVINDLRANTAPEWWQVILKRQMYRAGCEIAKRIGADALVTGEALGQVSSQTLSNLNTIDEVSDIPVLRPLIGFDKEQIIKDARMIGTDKLSEKIPEYCALNKRRPAVKSGRNTIAKQETKMDFSVLTDMVEGCKIYDMFDVTDEDIAQHSVFIEEIPEKAIIIDCQPESLYDDWHVAGAKNYTAGKLMNSLRELKKTQPYVLYCPFGTQSAVLAERMQKAGYEAYSYKGGIKQLKRMFPNGAELDEE is encoded by the coding sequence ATGGAAGTGTCCACAAGGTACCCACATGTTATTATCATCCGTCTTGCACCGGAAATGATGTTAAAAGCGCCTGCAACGCGCAAGAAGTTCCAAAAAGCCCTGCGTTCTAATATGCAGGAAGGTCTGGAGCGTGCAGGCATTGAGTTTGACATCATCGGTCATGAAGGCCGCATGCAGGTTCATACCTCTGATCAGGAAAAAGCCCTTGATGTTATTTCACGCACCTTTGGTGTGGCGAGCTATTCCCCCATTGATAAAATCATCGATGGCGGGCTTGAAGCCCATAAAGAGGCCGCGGTTGAGCTTTATAAAGAGCTTGTAACCGATAAAACCTACGCCGTGCGTATCAAACGTCTGGGCAACAAAAAGAAATTCACTTCTGTTGAGATGGAACGCCACATCGGTGGCTGTTTGCGACCCTTTGCCAAAAAGGTTGATCTGGATAATCCCGAAGTCATGATCAAGGCCGATGTTGCGGGTGATCTGGCGTATTTCTATACCCAAAAAATCGCTGGGCCCGGTGGCTTCCCCATTGGCATTCAAGGTAATGCCATCACGCTTATTTCCGGTGGTTTTGATTCTGTTGTGGCGGCTTGGTACCTGATGAAACGCGGTGCCATGAACGACTTTGTATTTTGCAACCTCGCAGGTGGCGCTTATGAGCGCATGGTGGTTGAAATCACCAAAGTACTGTGTGATCGTTGGGCCACAGGCACGCGACCAAAACTTTATTGCATTGATTTTGAACCTGTTATTAATGACCTTCGCGCCAATACGGCCCCTGAATGGTGGCAGGTTATTCTCAAACGCCAGATGTATCGCGCAGGCTGTGAAATTGCCAAACGTATTGGCGCTGATGCGCTTGTCACAGGCGAAGCCTTGGGTCAGGTCTCTTCACAGACATTATCCAACCTCAACACCATTGATGAAGTTTCCGACATTCCGGTTTTGCGCCCCTTGATTGGTTTTGATAAAGAACAGATCATTAAAGATGCGCGCATGATTGGCACGGATAAACTGTCTGAGAAAATCCCTGAATATTGCGCGCTTAATAAACGCCGCCCTGCGGTTAAGTCTGGTCGCAACACTATTGCGAAACAAGAAACAAAAATGGATTTCTCTGTGCTTACCGATATGGTTGAGGGCTGTAAAATCTATGACATGTTTGATGTAACTGACGAAGATATCGCCCAGCACAGCGTGTTTATTGAAGAAATCCCCGAAAAAGCCATCATCATCGATTGCCAACCAGAAAGCCTCTATGACGATTGGCATGTGGCGGGTGCAAAAAATTACACCGCTGGTAAATTGATGAACAGCTTGCGCGAGCTTAAAAAGACCCAGCCTTACGTGCTTTATTGCCCCTTTGGCACACAATCAGCCGTACTTGCTGAGCGTATGCAAAAAGCAGGTTACGAGGCCTATTCCTATAAAGGCGGGATCAAACAGCTTAAACGCATGTTCCCAAACGGGGCTGAGCTCGACGAGGAATAA
- the rimO gene encoding 30S ribosomal protein S12 methylthiotransferase RimO, whose translation MSTDIPKIGIVSLGCPKALVDSERILTRLRAEGYEISPTYDGADAVIVNTCGFIDSAKQESFDAIGEALNENGKVIVTGCLGVDEEGIREIHPGVLAVSGPHQYESVMQAVHEASPPLHNPHMDLIPAEGIKLTPRHFAYLKISEGCNQSCTFCIIPSMRGKLRSRPAGEVLKEAENLALSGVKELLLVSQDTGAYGSDLKYEESDFYGKAVRTKMYDLLDALGSMKVWTRLHYVYPYPHVDDVIPLMAEGKVLPYLDIPFQHASPKVLKLMKRPGNQMELLERINKWREICPEITIRSTFVVGFPGETEEDFEYLLDWLGKARLDRVGCFKYENVDGAAANDLPDHVDEEVKEQRWNRLMEFQRQISDEIMQEKVGKTFEVLIDEVDEDGAVGRTKGDAPEIDGEVFIDGDGSTELEVGDVVNIKIHAAEDYDLWGTLA comes from the coding sequence ATGAGCACAGATATTCCAAAGATTGGCATTGTCAGCCTTGGTTGCCCAAAGGCACTGGTTGATTCCGAACGTATCCTGACACGCCTTCGTGCAGAAGGCTATGAAATTTCGCCGACCTATGATGGCGCGGATGCGGTGATTGTTAACACCTGCGGCTTTATTGATAGTGCCAAACAGGAATCTTTTGACGCCATTGGCGAAGCGCTTAATGAAAATGGTAAAGTGATTGTCACGGGCTGTCTTGGTGTGGATGAAGAAGGCATTCGTGAAATCCACCCCGGTGTGCTTGCCGTAAGCGGTCCTCACCAATATGAAAGCGTGATGCAGGCCGTGCACGAAGCCTCCCCCCCGCTGCATAACCCGCATATGGACCTTATTCCGGCAGAAGGCATTAAGCTCACGCCACGCCATTTTGCCTATCTTAAAATATCTGAAGGCTGTAACCAGTCCTGCACTTTCTGCATTATCCCCTCCATGCGCGGCAAGTTACGCTCGCGCCCTGCTGGTGAAGTGCTTAAAGAAGCAGAAAACCTCGCTTTAAGTGGGGTGAAAGAGCTTTTGCTGGTTTCCCAAGATACAGGGGCCTATGGCTCTGACCTTAAATATGAAGAAAGCGATTTTTACGGCAAAGCGGTTCGCACCAAAATGTATGACCTGCTTGATGCCCTTGGCAGTATGAAGGTCTGGACGCGTCTTCATTATGTATACCCCTACCCTCATGTGGATGATGTCATCCCCTTGATGGCTGAAGGTAAAGTACTGCCCTATCTGGATATCCCCTTCCAACATGCCTCGCCTAAGGTTCTTAAGCTCATGAAGCGACCGGGCAACCAGATGGAGCTGTTAGAACGCATCAATAAATGGCGCGAGATTTGCCCAGAAATCACCATTCGCTCCACCTTTGTTGTGGGCTTCCCCGGTGAGACGGAAGAAGATTTTGAATATCTGCTTGATTGGCTGGGAAAAGCCCGTCTGGACCGTGTGGGCTGCTTTAAGTACGAAAATGTTGACGGTGCCGCCGCCAATGATCTGCCTGATCATGTGGATGAAGAGGTTAAGGAACAACGCTGGAACCGCCTAATGGAGTTCCAACGCCAGATTTCTGATGAGATCATGCAAGAAAAAGTCGGCAAAACCTTTGAAGTGTTGATTGACGAGGTGGATGAAGACGGCGCAGTTGGGCGCACCAAAGGCGATGCCCCAGAAATTGACGGTGAAGTCTTTATTGATGGTGATGGCTCAACCGAGCTTGAAGTCGGTGATGTTGTGAACATTAAAATTCACGCGGCTGAAGATTATGACCTTTGGGGAACCTTGGCATAA
- a CDS encoding fumarylacetoacetate hydrolase family protein, whose translation MKLVRFGEKGDEKPGILDDQHRIRSLEDHIYDIDGNALSDEMLAKLAKIDVNSLPEVGDVRFGPCVGNIGKILCIGLNYSDHAAEAGMDVPSEPVLFTKATSAINGPNDDVLLPRGSEKTDWECELAFVIGKEAKYVSEEDALDYVAGYCILNDVSERAYQLENTGQWVKGKSCDTFAPIGPWLVTKDEIADPQNLSMWLEVNGKRFQEGTTETMVFGVKHLVSYLSRFMSLQPGDVISTGTPPGVGMGQNPQVYLKAGDEMSLGIQGLGVQTQKVVSE comes from the coding sequence ATGAAACTTGTTCGTTTTGGCGAAAAAGGTGATGAAAAACCCGGCATCCTTGATGATCAACACCGCATTCGCAGCCTTGAAGACCATATCTATGATATTGATGGAAATGCCTTATCTGATGAGATGTTGGCGAAACTGGCCAAGATTGATGTGAACAGCTTGCCAGAAGTAGGCGATGTACGCTTTGGCCCTTGTGTTGGCAATATTGGTAAAATCCTCTGTATCGGACTTAATTATTCAGACCATGCCGCAGAGGCGGGGATGGACGTGCCAAGTGAACCTGTACTTTTTACCAAAGCAACAAGTGCGATCAATGGGCCAAATGATGATGTGCTTTTACCGCGCGGCTCAGAAAAAACAGACTGGGAATGTGAGCTCGCTTTTGTCATTGGTAAAGAAGCAAAATATGTCAGCGAAGAAGACGCCCTTGATTATGTGGCGGGCTATTGCATCTTAAATGATGTTTCTGAAAGGGCCTATCAGCTGGAAAATACCGGACAGTGGGTGAAGGGCAAGTCTTGCGATACTTTTGCCCCTATCGGCCCGTGGCTGGTCACCAAAGATGAAATTGCTGACCCGCAAAACTTATCTATGTGGCTGGAAGTTAATGGTAAACGTTTTCAGGAAGGCACAACAGAGACCATGGTGTTTGGGGTGAAACACTTGGTGAGCTATCTCTCGCGCTTTATGTCTTTACAGCCCGGTGATGTGATTTCTACGGGCACGCCACCCGGTGTTGGCATGGGGCAAAATCCGCAAGTCTATTTAAAAGCGGGTGATGAAATGAGCTTGGGCATTCAGGGGCTTGGTGTGCAAACGCAAAAGGTGGTTTCTGAGTAA
- a CDS encoding alpha/beta fold hydrolase yields MFKQKEPVSHYINVEGYEIHVTEWGVDNPSSILMWHGLARTGRDFDHLAELLSKRYRVLCPDTLGRGLSQWGQNPKEEYCFDFYEKIALKVCEIFGFYHFDYIGTSMGGALGMRLAGGPLRDNINRLVINDIAPQLAEAAVDRILTYAGSPPSFETIGQLEDYLQTVYEPYGYLTDEQWRLMVETSYRRMDNGQITLHYDPKMVTQFTAHPNDYDLWETYEKIKAETLVLRGAESDLLLTEWAQHMTEVGPKAHLIEIPGCGHAPALNKTQQTHIIEKFLEND; encoded by the coding sequence ATGTTCAAACAAAAAGAGCCTGTCTCGCATTATATCAATGTGGAGGGTTATGAAATCCATGTCACCGAGTGGGGTGTTGATAACCCCTCCAGCATCCTCATGTGGCATGGGCTTGCCCGAACGGGGCGTGATTTTGATCACCTGGCTGAACTACTCTCTAAACGCTATCGTGTTTTATGCCCAGATACCCTTGGGCGCGGGCTTTCCCAATGGGGCCAAAACCCTAAAGAAGAATATTGTTTCGACTTCTATGAAAAGATCGCACTGAAAGTCTGTGAAATCTTCGGCTTCTATCATTTTGACTATATCGGCACCTCCATGGGTGGGGCTTTGGGCATGCGCTTGGCAGGTGGACCTTTGCGCGATAACATCAACCGCCTTGTCATCAACGATATCGCCCCACAATTAGCTGAGGCCGCCGTTGATCGTATCCTAACCTACGCTGGCTCCCCGCCCTCTTTTGAAACGATCGGACAATTAGAAGACTATCTTCAAACTGTGTATGAGCCATATGGTTATCTTACTGATGAGCAATGGCGCTTGATGGTGGAAACGTCTTATCGACGCATGGATAACGGTCAAATTACTCTGCATTATGACCCCAAAATGGTGACGCAATTTACAGCTCACCCTAATGATTATGACCTGTGGGAAACTTATGAGAAGATAAAAGCGGAAACGCTTGTTTTAAGGGGGGCTGAGTCTGACCTTCTGCTGACTGAATGGGCGCAACACATGACAGAAGTCGGCCCCAAAGCGCACCTGATTGAAATACCGGGATGCGGTCATGCCCCAGCCCTTAACAAAACACAGCAAACCCATATTATCGAAAAGTTTTTGGAGAATGACTAA
- a CDS encoding cache domain-containing protein produces the protein MLRLKILLLAVLPLFFAVSAIIFILFFQSDDLIDEQLQRVETNVISAKTDELKHYMHMALTAVDHVYQNAGDDDEVAKEKVKAILNDLTYGKDGYFFVYAGDGTGLVHPGQPEIVGLNWWGLQDSKGRLVIKELTERARKGGGYYRYLWEKPSSDEVAEKLSYAVMLEKWDWMIGTGIYLDDIYNQIEARKKEIKDRIERTFFLIFWIAVMALAGVFTSGLVINANERKLADTKLKELTQRIVEFQEEERGRVSRELHDGISQILVSVKYSIELAIDKIHAGSSDAIKPMEKGAKGLREAIGEVRRISRDLRPSVLDDIGLSAALDAMSHEFGERTGIEATFKKHPFTKQLGPDIKTTLFRIAQEALTNIERHSGASQVKIELVKRVDGIRMIISDDGVGFDVLRMEGRKNAFQGIGLRNMQERIEFHGGELTVWSSPEKGTVVESKLPLKVLLQVDNG, from the coding sequence ATGCTGCGCCTAAAAATCCTCTTACTTGCTGTTCTCCCGTTATTTTTTGCGGTTAGTGCGATCATCTTTATCCTGTTCTTTCAATCAGATGATTTGATTGATGAACAGTTACAACGTGTTGAAACAAATGTGATCTCTGCCAAAACAGATGAGTTAAAACATTATATGCATATGGCCTTAACGGCTGTGGACCATGTTTATCAAAATGCAGGTGATGATGACGAGGTGGCAAAAGAAAAAGTCAAAGCGATCCTTAATGATCTGACTTACGGTAAGGATGGATACTTTTTTGTTTATGCAGGTGATGGCACAGGCCTTGTCCATCCAGGTCAGCCGGAGATTGTCGGGTTAAACTGGTGGGGCCTTCAAGACAGCAAAGGCCGCCTTGTGATTAAAGAACTGACGGAACGGGCGCGAAAGGGCGGGGGGTATTATCGCTACCTTTGGGAAAAACCCTCCTCAGACGAAGTGGCGGAAAAGCTTAGTTACGCTGTTATGCTGGAAAAATGGGATTGGATGATTGGCACGGGGATTTATCTGGATGATATCTATAACCAGATTGAAGCGCGCAAAAAAGAGATCAAGGACCGGATTGAACGCACTTTCTTTTTGATTTTCTGGATTGCGGTGATGGCTTTGGCAGGGGTTTTTACCTCAGGTCTTGTCATCAATGCCAATGAGCGAAAGCTTGCCGATACAAAACTTAAAGAGCTCACCCAGCGTATTGTTGAATTTCAGGAAGAAGAACGTGGACGTGTTTCCAGAGAGCTTCATGACGGTATCAGTCAGATTTTAGTCTCTGTTAAATATTCTATTGAACTTGCCATTGATAAAATTCATGCCGGTTCAAGCGATGCGATAAAACCCATGGAAAAAGGGGCAAAGGGCTTGCGTGAAGCCATTGGTGAGGTTAGACGCATTTCAAGGGACCTTAGACCCAGCGTTCTTGATGATATCGGGCTTTCAGCAGCGCTTGATGCCATGAGCCATGAATTTGGAGAGCGCACAGGTATTGAAGCGACTTTTAAAAAACATCCGTTCACAAAGCAACTTGGCCCAGATATCAAAACAACTTTATTTCGCATTGCACAGGAAGCCTTGACCAATATTGAACGCCATTCTGGGGCGTCACAGGTGAAGATAGAGTTGGTAAAACGTGTTGACGGGATCAGGATGATCATATCAGATGATGGTGTGGGTTTTGATGTGCTGAGAATGGAGGGGCGAAAAAATGCCTTTCAAGGGATTGGCTTGCGAAACATGCAGGAACGTATAGAATTCCATGGTGGGGAGTTGACCGTCTGGTCTTCCCCCGAAAAAGGAACGGTCGTAGAATCAAAACTACCACTCAAGGTGCTGTTACAGGTGGATAATGGATAA
- a CDS encoding response regulator transcription factor, which yields MDNNSQKIRVLLVDDHPLVLDGIRSRLEDDGHIDVIAEASNGEEALHLAGEHKPDIVLMDINMPVMNGIEAAEKFSAELPDIRLLMLTMHDSREYITRVLKAGAKGYILKDVSSNEMISAIKAVYEGKTYYSSGVTDILVNEGTNKQVPLTDREKTILQLLAEGNSNKHVARELDISVRTVETHRRNIKRKLSVKTSAGLVKYAIENGIVEL from the coding sequence ATGGATAATAATAGTCAAAAAATACGTGTACTCTTGGTGGATGACCACCCTTTGGTCTTAGACGGTATTCGCTCACGCCTTGAAGATGATGGTCATATTGATGTGATAGCTGAAGCGAGCAATGGGGAAGAAGCTTTGCATCTTGCCGGTGAGCATAAACCAGATATCGTTTTAATGGATATCAATATGCCAGTAATGAACGGCATTGAAGCGGCTGAAAAATTTTCTGCTGAGCTTCCTGATATTCGTCTATTGATGCTCACCATGCATGACAGTCGTGAATATATCACCCGTGTCTTAAAGGCTGGGGCTAAGGGCTATATTCTTAAAGATGTTTCATCAAATGAAATGATCAGTGCGATCAAGGCTGTGTATGAAGGAAAAACCTATTACAGTTCTGGCGTGACTGACATACTGGTTAATGAAGGCACAAATAAACAAGTGCCATTAACGGATCGTGAAAAAACAATTTTGCAGTTACTGGCAGAAGGTAATAGTAATAAACACGTAGCGCGAGAATTAGATATTAGTGTGAGAACCGTAGAGACACACAGACGCAACATAAAACGAAAATTAAGCGTCAAGACTTCTGCAGGTCTTGTAAAATATGCCATTGAAAATGGTATTGTTGAGTTGTAA
- a CDS encoding Hpt domain-containing protein — protein MEKIPDMSEILAQMNEKFIETAHEKLTRLNEILELIAAMNDTDFQMDSQMDSAVYEEFHREIHSLKGMGGTFQMPLVTQLCHRFEDYLENSTHLSSEQVDDAYKYVDRLSDLIESDEAQDTSKVDYWLGNLPQKDTSKPDSVKDSSAQVLIIGNNVELIAEIAPSFEENGFSVLSTISAFKGYKTAIQKKPEIIVVSQELEEMDGAELVRSLDSMRQMSKVKIALICPDRRAALSENLQGVHLLSEKNASIDVMNFIAVAVTA, from the coding sequence ATGGAAAAAATCCCTGATATGAGCGAAATCCTTGCGCAAATGAACGAAAAGTTCATAGAGACAGCGCATGAAAAACTTACTCGCCTTAATGAAATACTCGAACTCATCGCAGCAATGAATGACACTGACTTCCAAATGGATAGTCAGATGGATAGTGCTGTATATGAAGAGTTTCACCGTGAAATTCATAGTCTCAAGGGCATGGGCGGGACATTCCAGATGCCGCTTGTGACACAACTGTGCCACAGATTTGAAGATTATCTTGAGAATTCAACTCATCTTAGTTCTGAACAAGTTGATGATGCCTACAAATATGTGGATCGTCTTTCGGACTTAATTGAAAGTGATGAAGCGCAAGATACGTCCAAAGTGGATTACTGGTTAGGCAACCTCCCTCAGAAAGATACAAGCAAACCAGATTCTGTGAAAGATTCGTCAGCTCAAGTTCTCATTATTGGTAATAATGTCGAGCTTATCGCTGAAATAGCTCCTTCATTTGAAGAAAATGGCTTTTCTGTTTTATCGACGATTTCTGCATTTAAGGGTTATAAAACAGCAATACAAAAGAAACCGGAAATTATAGTTGTTTCACAAGAACTCGAGGAAATGGATGGGGCGGAACTCGTGCGTAGCCTTGACTCAATGCGCCAAATGTCAAAAGTGAAGATCGCGCTTATATGTCCAGATCGTCGTGCCGCTTTAAGCGAAAACTTGCAAGGCGTACATCTCTTGTCTGAAAAAAATGCTTCTATTGATGTTATGAATTTTATTGCAGTGGCGGTTACAGCTTAG
- a CDS encoding STAS domain-containing protein gives MSDTFSIKVENGVAGLSLIPILDMSVAEELLMSFRECTTLSKDVTIDSEGVERISTPCVQVMLAASIDVEANGGKFSIKNTSSGFERGMRDLGLSEYLDNWSKN, from the coding sequence ATGAGTGATACCTTTAGCATAAAGGTTGAAAACGGGGTTGCGGGGCTTAGCCTTATACCGATACTTGATATGTCGGTAGCAGAAGAACTTCTGATGTCATTTAGAGAATGCACCACGCTCTCAAAAGATGTAACAATCGATAGCGAGGGTGTTGAACGTATTTCTACACCTTGTGTCCAGGTTATGTTGGCTGCATCAATTGATGTTGAAGCCAACGGTGGAAAATTTTCAATAAAGAATACCAGCTCAGGATTTGAACGTGGGATGCGTGATTTGGGCTTATCTGAATATCTAGATAATTGGAGTAAAAATTAA
- a CDS encoding response regulator has protein sequence MGLRVLAVDDSKTMRDMVGFTLRNAGHDVIEAGDGEDALAKLGNDRVDLIITDVNMPRMDGITLIKNLRANDVHKSTPILVLTTESDSSKKNEGRAAGATGWIVKPFSPDKLLQVVSKVCP, from the coding sequence ATGGGATTGCGTGTTTTAGCTGTCGATGATTCCAAAACCATGCGTGATATGGTGGGTTTCACATTAAGAAACGCAGGGCATGATGTTATTGAAGCCGGTGACGGTGAAGATGCATTGGCTAAATTGGGAAATGATCGTGTTGATTTAATCATCACGGATGTGAATATGCCACGTATGGACGGCATTACACTGATCAAAAACCTACGTGCCAATGATGTTCATAAGTCGACACCAATATTGGTTTTGACGACTGAATCTGATAGCTCGAAGAAGAACGAAGGTCGTGCTGCGGGCGCGACAGGGTGGATTGTTAAACCTTTCAGCCCAGACAAGCTTCTTCAAGTTGTTTCTAAAGTTTGCCCATAA
- a CDS encoding chemotaxis protein CheA codes for MPQDFDLSQFKATYFEECQDLLSAAEEYLGVLQAELSDVDVETLHAIFRCVHSIKGGAGAFNFTDLVSFSHIFETMLDKLREGKLELTEEMAECLISANDVLARLVQMAQDDEEVEASIWKAVADDLEAYTNGKPIPSKSGETAQASTSVPSDDYNKTSEEEDEQGWGLFLDDIGSTATGKVEINEPLSDEEQGWGLFDDDDEVAEPVQAEQPTDTTLPLYSICFIPEAHLLQFANEPLLLARELGTLGECRAKVDISRLPKLVNISPDVAYLSWVFELRTDKSLDDIHEVFEFVVDDCKLEIKEISKSEISQDTAPKATAAVEEPVQKTEVKAEQPTPKPVKEEPAPAQIAPPPVPKPTKKELTEKKAKPNSGAGGSAPAAQKVSSIRVELDRVDKLVNMVGELVITQAMLKQQSEDLANNAGQVMSQGFEDLSAHTRELQESVMAIRMQPVKSVFARMPRLVRELSTKLNKKIDLITSGEMTEVDKTVIEQLMDPLTHMIRNSVDHGIETKEQRQESGKKERATIHLSAEHRSGRIQIDISDDGRGINRERVVAKAIEKGVIEEDHDLDDEEIDNLIFAPGFSTADEISDVSGRGVGMDVVRRNIVNLGGRISVYSTPGEGTRFSMSLPLTLAVLDGMIVKCGTEKYIIPLTAIIESIHPVEEELKVLVNGGVLASVRGEYIRIVNLYRLFNVKDAVTDPAEALVVIVETERYGNVGIMVDELLGQQQVVIKSLEDNYDPISGISAATIMGNGKVALILDVDGLAEMEHGAEKRRKFGNLKQQVLLTGE; via the coding sequence GTGCCTCAAGATTTTGACCTAAGTCAGTTTAAAGCGACATATTTTGAAGAATGTCAGGATCTTCTGTCAGCCGCAGAAGAGTACCTTGGTGTTTTGCAAGCAGAATTATCCGATGTCGATGTTGAAACATTACATGCGATTTTTCGGTGCGTGCACTCTATCAAAGGGGGCGCGGGCGCCTTTAATTTTACTGACCTTGTAAGTTTTTCACATATCTTTGAGACGATGTTAGACAAGCTACGTGAAGGTAAGCTTGAACTAACTGAAGAAATGGCAGAGTGCTTGATCTCTGCAAATGACGTTCTGGCCCGACTTGTACAGATGGCACAGGACGATGAAGAGGTTGAAGCCTCAATCTGGAAAGCTGTCGCTGACGACCTTGAAGCCTATACCAATGGTAAGCCGATCCCGTCAAAATCGGGGGAAACTGCGCAGGCTTCTACTTCAGTTCCCTCAGACGATTATAACAAGACGTCTGAAGAAGAAGATGAACAGGGGTGGGGGTTATTTCTTGATGATATTGGTTCCACAGCAACGGGCAAAGTTGAAATAAATGAGCCGCTCAGTGATGAAGAACAGGGCTGGGGCCTTTTTGATGACGATGATGAAGTAGCAGAACCAGTTCAGGCAGAACAGCCAACTGATACGACGCTTCCGCTTTACAGTATTTGCTTTATTCCAGAAGCCCATCTTCTCCAGTTTGCCAATGAGCCATTATTATTGGCGCGTGAACTTGGAACCTTGGGTGAATGTAGAGCAAAAGTTGATATTTCACGCCTGCCAAAACTAGTTAATATTTCGCCTGATGTGGCATATTTAAGCTGGGTTTTTGAGTTACGTACAGATAAATCCCTTGATGACATTCACGAAGTTTTCGAATTTGTTGTTGATGACTGTAAATTAGAGATCAAAGAAATTTCCAAGAGCGAAATTTCTCAAGACACAGCCCCTAAAGCGACTGCAGCTGTTGAAGAACCTGTTCAAAAGACTGAGGTAAAGGCCGAACAGCCGACACCAAAACCTGTTAAAGAAGAACCTGCTCCTGCACAGATTGCACCACCACCTGTGCCCAAGCCGACAAAGAAAGAGCTTACTGAGAAGAAAGCCAAACCCAATAGCGGGGCTGGCGGTTCAGCACCAGCTGCACAAAAAGTATCATCTATCCGTGTTGAACTTGATCGTGTTGATAAGCTTGTCAATATGGTGGGGGAGCTTGTCATTACACAGGCCATGCTTAAGCAACAATCAGAAGACCTTGCAAATAATGCTGGTCAGGTGATGTCACAGGGCTTTGAAGACCTCAGTGCGCATACGCGTGAGTTGCAAGAAAGCGTTATGGCTATTCGCATGCAGCCTGTGAAATCTGTTTTTGCCAGAATGCCACGACTGGTGCGTGAACTTTCAACAAAACTAAATAAGAAAATTGACCTGATTACCTCTGGTGAAATGACCGAAGTTGATAAAACGGTTATTGAACAGTTGATGGACCCGCTTACGCACATGATCCGAAATTCGGTTGATCATGGGATTGAGACGAAAGAACAAAGGCAGGAAAGCGGTAAAAAAGAACGTGCAACAATTCATTTAAGTGCAGAACACCGCAGTGGACGTATCCAGATTGATATCAGTGATGACGGACGCGGTATCAACCGCGAGCGTGTGGTTGCCAAAGCCATTGAAAAAGGTGTCATTGAAGAAGATCACGACCTTGATGATGAAGAAATTGATAACCTGATCTTTGCCCCTGGTTTTTCCACGGCTGATGAGATCAGTGATGTTTCGGGCCGTGGTGTTGGTATGGATGTGGTGCGCCGTAATATCGTCAATCTTGGCGGGCGGATCTCTGTTTATTCAACACCGGGTGAAGGTACGCGTTTTTCCATGTCATTGCCGCTGACCCTCGCTGTTCTTGATGGCATGATTGTTAAATGCGGTACTGAGAAATATATCATTCCACTCACCGCGATTATTGAAAGCATCCATCCTGTTGAGGAAGAGTTAAAAGTTCTTGTAAATGGCGGTGTGCTTGCTTCTGTTCGTGGTGAATATATTCGTATTGTGAACCTGTATCGCCTCTTTAATGTCAAAGATGCCGTTACGGACCCGGCGGAAGCCTTGGTCGTGATTGTTGAAACAGAACGTTACGGTAATGTAGGCATTATGGTTGACGAACTGTTGGGGCAACAACAAGTCGTCATCAAAAGCTTAGAAGATAATTATGATCCAATTTCTGGGATTTCAGCAGCAACCATTATGGGTAATGGCAAGGTCGCTTTAATTTTGGATGTTGATGGATTAGCAGAAATGGAACATGGCGCAGAGAAGCGTCGCAAATTTGGTAACCTGAAACAGCAGGTCCTTTTGACTGGAGAGTAA